One Candidatus Kuenenbacteria bacterium HGW-Kuenenbacteria-1 genomic region harbors:
- a CDS encoding iron-sulfur cluster assembly scaffold protein — MIDYNKKVIKYFTHPKNVGEIKNADAIGEAGNFVCGDKLTIYLKINPKSKKINQAKFLSYGCASNIATSSILTEMVKGKTIEQAKKISHQKITKALGGLPSEKIHCSILALDAFKKAIENYKKTL, encoded by the coding sequence GTAATAAAGTATTTTACTCACCCGAAAAATGTAGGTGAAATTAAAAATGCTGATGCTATTGGCGAAGCCGGAAATTTTGTTTGCGGAGATAAATTAACGATTTATTTAAAAATTAATCCTAAATCAAAAAAAATTAATCAAGCAAAATTTTTATCTTATGGTTGCGCTTCCAATATTGCTACCAGCTCCATTTTAACAGAAATGGTAAAAGGAAAAACAATAGAACAGGCGAAAAAAATTTCTCATCAAAAAATTACAAAAGCTTTGGGCGGATTGCCTTCTGAAAAAATTCATTGCTCAATCTTGGCTTTAGATGCATTTAAAAAAGCAATTGAAAATTATAAAAAAACATTATAA